A stretch of Perognathus longimembris pacificus isolate PPM17 chromosome 1, ASM2315922v1, whole genome shotgun sequence DNA encodes these proteins:
- the Gng10 gene encoding guanine nucleotide-binding protein G(I)/G(S)/G(O) subunit gamma-10, with protein sequence MSSGASVSALQRLVEQLKLEAGVERIKVSQAAAELQQYCIQNACKDALLVGVPAGSNPFREPRSCALF encoded by the exons ATGTCCTCCGGGGCCAGCGTCAGCGCCCTGCAGCGCCTGGTGGAGCAACTCAAGCTGGAGGCCGGCGTGGAGCGGATCAAG GTCTCCCAGGCAGCCGCAGAACTTCAGCAGTACTGCATACAGAATGCCTGCAAGGATGCCCTGCTGGTGGGCGTTCCCGCAGGAAGCAACCCCTTCCGGGAACCCAGGTCCTGTGCTTTATTTTAA